From Etheostoma spectabile isolate EspeVRDwgs_2016 chromosome 8, UIUC_Espe_1.0, whole genome shotgun sequence, a single genomic window includes:
- the twf1a gene encoding LOW QUALITY PROTEIN: twinfilin-1a (The sequence of the model RefSeq protein was modified relative to this genomic sequence to represent the inferred CDS: inserted 1 base in 1 codon), with amino-acid sequence MSHQTGIQAGNDVKDVFASARSGDQYRVLKVVLEGEQLTMGPTRKASKKWDQEYDSLVLPLLEDDVPCYILYRLDSTNNQGYEWVFLAWSPDHSTVRHKMLYAATRATLKKEFGGGIIKDEIFGTTKDEVTLSGYRKHLTSQAAPLPLTXAEEEMRQIKLNEVQTDISVDTKQQTLQGVAFPIHKDAVAALERFRDKRINYVQLEVDASQELIRLCNTEPTEVKDLPMRIPKESARYHFFLYKHSHEGDYLESTVFIYSMPGYNCSIRERMLYSSCKNPLVDMVENNLQIEIEKKLEIDNGEELTGDFLYEEVHPKQHAHKQAFAKPKGPAGKRGYRRITRPPTEGEEED; translated from the exons ATGTCACATCAAACGGGCATTCAAG CGGGTAACGATGTGAAGGACGTCTTCGCCAGTGCCAGGAGTGGAGATCAATATCGGGTCTTAAAGGTCGTCCTTGAGGGTG AGCAGCTGACTATGGGTCCCACTAGGAAAGCATCAAAGAAGTGGGACCAGGAGTATGATTCCTTAGTGCTGCCCCTCCTTGAGGATGACGTGCCCTGCTATATTCTGTACCGGCTGGACTCCACCAACAACCAGGGCTACGAGTGGGTCTTCCTGGCATGGTCACCGGACCACTCTACA GTGCGACATAAAATGTTATATGCTGCTACCAGAGCTACACTGAAGAAAGAGTTTGGAGGCGGAATCATCAAGGATGAGATTTTTGGTACCACAAAG GATGAAGTGACTCTCAGTGGATACAGGAAACATCTGACCTCGCAGGCTGCTCCACTGCCCCTCA CTGCAGAGGAGGAAATGAGACAGATTAAACTAAATGag GTGCAGACGGACATCAGTGTGGATACCAAGCAGCAGACTCTGCAGGGAGTGGCCTTCCCTATTCACAAAGACGCTGTCGCAGCACTTGAACGCTTTAGGGACAAAAGAATCAATTACGTACAACTG GAAGTAGACGCTTCGCAGGAGCTGATTCGGTTGTGCAACACTGAGCCAACAGAGGTGAAAGACCTGCCAATGAGAATCCCTAAAGAATCTGCACGCTACCACTTCTTCCTCTACAAACATTCCCACGAAGGCGACTACTTAGAGTCCACAG TCTTCATTTACTCTATGCCCGGGTACAATTGTAGCATCCGAGAGAGGATGCTGTATTCTAGCTGCAAAAATCCCTTGGTTGACATGGTGGAAAACAATCTCCAGATTGAGATTGAGAAAAAG TTGGAGATTGACAATGGTGAGGAATTGACCGGTGACTTCCTGTACGAGGAGGTGCATCCCAAGCAGCATGCACATAAGCAGGCCTTCGCCAAGCCCAAAGGCCCTGCTGGGAAGAGGGGTTACCGCCGCATCACCCGACCTCccacagagggagaggaggaagattAA